A single genomic interval of Pyruvatibacter sp. HU-CL02332 harbors:
- a CDS encoding M48 family metallopeptidase: MSCQHTKVDENSVVTLDTSIKPIRMDRRQIMMGIAAGSIVAFTGCAYNEQLGRNQLMLVSDGQMASLSSRAWSDMKKKQKISRNPKYNNRLRSVGKKITTAANMQNMNWEYVAFESKQKNAFVLPGGKVGFYTGMMDFLDNDAQLAAIMGHEVGHVRARHGAERYSQGLASQVGMTAAQVAVAASDVSYGAPLVQALGLGLQFGVLLPYSRSHELEADSIGLNYMTKAGYNPHQSVALWQKMASEGGSRPPEFMSTHPDPTTRIAALRQQIARMGY; encoded by the coding sequence ATGTCATGTCAGCATACAAAAGTAGACGAAAACTCTGTTGTCACGCTTGATACATCCATCAAGCCGATCCGCATGGACCGCCGTCAGATCATGATGGGCATTGCCGCCGGCTCGATCGTGGCCTTCACCGGCTGCGCCTACAACGAGCAGCTCGGCCGCAATCAGCTGATGCTGGTAAGCGATGGCCAGATGGCGTCGCTGTCTTCACGCGCTTGGAGCGACATGAAGAAGAAGCAGAAGATTTCGCGCAATCCCAAATACAACAATCGCCTGCGCTCGGTCGGCAAGAAGATCACCACCGCCGCCAACATGCAGAACATGAACTGGGAATACGTGGCGTTTGAATCCAAGCAGAAGAACGCCTTCGTGCTGCCCGGCGGCAAAGTCGGCTTCTATACCGGCATGATGGACTTCCTGGACAATGACGCACAGCTCGCTGCCATCATGGGTCACGAAGTAGGCCATGTCCGCGCCCGCCACGGCGCTGAACGCTACAGCCAGGGACTGGCCAGCCAGGTCGGCATGACCGCGGCACAGGTTGCTGTGGCGGCATCAGATGTGAGCTATGGTGCACCGCTCGTTCAGGCGCTTGGTCTTGGTCTCCAGTTCGGTGTCCTGCTGCCCTATTCCCGCAGCCACGAACTGGAAGCGGATTCCATCGGCCTCAATTACATGACCAAGGCCGGTTACAACCCGCATCAGTCCGTTGCCCTGTGGCAGAAGATGGCCTCTGAAGGCGGCTCGCGTCCGCCGGAATTCATGTCCACGCACCCGGACCCCACCACGCGGATCGCAGCCCTGCGCCAGCAGATTGCGCGGATGGGGTACTAG
- a CDS encoding DUF1826 domain-containing protein has protein sequence MTVTDACPEVGELANAPWISLPRRSQVPHQVGAWLDGLAPMQLPNGKFEAQPDDVALGVTALLAAAKTPPSGWQSWLANDCAALADGFARQMGTERVSVRLDRISDDACCRIHADVATARMVCTYRGATTCVVPTGQVRAASKNPDTYNGPFVTPDRFEAAILPGTLSASPVLHRSPRIEGTGQVRLLLVVSSAGP, from the coding sequence ATGACCGTCACAGATGCATGTCCAGAAGTTGGCGAACTGGCCAACGCACCGTGGATAAGCCTTCCACGGCGGTCGCAGGTGCCTCACCAGGTGGGTGCGTGGCTGGACGGGCTTGCTCCCATGCAGCTGCCGAATGGCAAGTTCGAGGCGCAGCCGGATGATGTGGCACTGGGTGTCACAGCGCTCCTTGCTGCTGCGAAAACACCGCCGTCTGGCTGGCAGAGCTGGCTGGCAAATGACTGTGCAGCTCTGGCCGACGGCTTTGCACGGCAGATGGGGACAGAGCGGGTGAGTGTGCGTCTTGACCGGATCAGCGACGATGCGTGCTGCCGTATCCATGCTGACGTGGCGACAGCGCGCATGGTGTGCACCTATCGAGGCGCAACGACATGTGTGGTGCCGACCGGTCAGGTTAGAGCGGCTTCAAAAAACCCCGATACCTATAACGGGCCCTTCGTGACGCCGGATCGATTTGAGGCAGCCATTCTGCCGGGCACTCTGTCAGCATCACCGGTGTTGCACCGGTCCCCTCGAATTGAAGGGACCGGGCAAGTCAGGTTGTTGCTTGTCGTCTCATCGGCAGGGCCGTGA
- a CDS encoding pyridoxal phosphate-dependent aminotransferase: MALPENFLSKSLARVQPSATIAVTQKARDLKAQGRDVIGLGAGEPDFDTPDNVKAAAIEAINRGETKYTAVDGIPELKEAIAAKFKRENGLDYSVDECFVAPGGKPIIYNAMMATLNPGDEVVIPTPYWVSYPDIVLLAGGEPKFAQTTIETSFKLTPDALEAAITPKTKWLIFNSPSNPSGAAYSRDELKKLTDVLMKHPHVWVLTDDMYEHLVYDDFEFVTPVQVEPGLKDRTLTMNGVSKAYAMTGWRIGYCAGPKELIGAMRKLQSQSTSNPTSISQWAAVEALNGTQDFIPKNAAVFKGRRDLVVSMLNQATGIECPTPEGAFYVYPSCRGLIGKKTEDGKVIDSDEAFATALLEQEGVAVVHGEAFGLSPFFRISYATSTEALEDACARIQRFCASLK; the protein is encoded by the coding sequence ATGGCCCTGCCAGAAAACTTCCTGTCGAAATCCCTCGCCCGTGTTCAGCCATCGGCCACCATCGCGGTGACCCAGAAGGCCCGCGACCTCAAGGCCCAGGGCCGCGATGTCATTGGCCTTGGCGCCGGTGAACCGGATTTTGATACCCCTGACAACGTCAAGGCGGCCGCCATTGAGGCGATCAATCGCGGCGAGACGAAATACACCGCCGTGGACGGTATCCCCGAGCTGAAGGAAGCCATCGCGGCCAAGTTCAAGCGCGAGAACGGTCTCGACTATTCAGTGGACGAGTGCTTCGTCGCGCCGGGCGGCAAGCCGATCATCTACAACGCCATGATGGCGACCTTGAACCCGGGCGATGAAGTCGTGATCCCGACGCCTTACTGGGTGAGCTATCCCGACATCGTGCTGCTCGCAGGCGGTGAGCCGAAGTTTGCGCAGACGACAATCGAGACAAGCTTCAAGCTGACGCCGGACGCGCTGGAAGCGGCCATCACGCCCAAGACCAAATGGCTGATCTTCAACTCGCCGTCTAACCCGTCGGGTGCTGCGTACTCACGCGACGAACTCAAGAAGCTGACGGACGTGTTGATGAAGCATCCGCATGTGTGGGTGCTGACCGACGACATGTATGAGCATCTCGTCTATGACGATTTTGAATTCGTGACGCCGGTTCAGGTGGAGCCGGGCCTCAAGGACCGCACGCTCACCATGAATGGTGTGTCCAAGGCCTATGCCATGACCGGCTGGCGCATCGGCTATTGCGCGGGACCAAAGGAACTCATCGGTGCCATGCGCAAGCTGCAGTCGCAGTCGACGTCGAACCCGACGAGCATCAGCCAGTGGGCGGCTGTTGAAGCGCTCAACGGCACCCAGGACTTCATTCCAAAGAACGCTGCCGTGTTCAAAGGCCGCCGTGACCTCGTGGTCTCCATGCTGAACCAGGCAACCGGCATCGAGTGCCCGACACCTGAAGGCGCGTTCTACGTCTATCCATCCTGCCGAGGTCTCATCGGCAAGAAAACGGAAGACGGCAAGGTGATCGACAGCGACGAAGCGTTTGCAACCGCCCTGCTGGAGCAGGAAGGTGTCGCCGTCGTGCATGGGGAGGCGTTCGGTCTGTCACCGTTCTTCCGCATCTCCTATGCGACCTCCACAGAAGCGCTGGAAGACGCGTGTGCACGCATCCAGCGGTTCTGCGCCAGCCTGAAGTAG
- a CDS encoding alternative oxidase produces the protein MADETHDNARGVSDDTSHYTPADMSDRIALVFVKFLRFIADTFFAKRYGHRAIVLETVAAVPGMVGGLLQHLRSLRQMEDDQGWIRELLEEADNERMHLMTFIKIAQPNMFERVVVMLTQAIFYNFYFFLYLFSSKTAHRVVGYFEEEAVISYTRYLDEIDAGHQDNVEAPAIAIEYWNLAPDARLRDVVIAVRADEAGHRDRNHGFADSLKRGVQPVGAV, from the coding sequence ATGGCTGACGAAACACATGACAACGCTCGTGGCGTATCGGACGACACGAGCCACTACACCCCCGCTGACATGAGCGATCGGATTGCGCTGGTCTTTGTCAAATTCCTGCGCTTCATCGCGGATACGTTCTTTGCCAAGCGCTATGGTCATCGCGCGATTGTGCTGGAGACGGTCGCTGCTGTGCCCGGCATGGTGGGTGGTTTGCTGCAGCACCTGCGGTCCCTGCGCCAGATGGAAGATGATCAGGGCTGGATCCGTGAGCTGCTTGAAGAAGCAGACAATGAGCGGATGCATCTGATGACCTTCATCAAGATTGCGCAGCCCAATATGTTTGAGCGTGTGGTCGTGATGCTCACCCAGGCGATCTTCTACAATTTCTACTTCTTCCTGTATCTCTTCTCCTCAAAGACGGCCCATCGTGTGGTCGGCTATTTCGAGGAAGAAGCGGTCATCAGCTACACGCGCTATCTCGACGAGATTGACGCTGGCCATCAGGACAATGTGGAAGCACCGGCCATTGCCATCGAGTACTGGAACCTGGCACCGGACGCCCGGCTGCGGGACGTTGTGATTGCGGTGCGTGCGGACGAAGCGGGCCATCGGGATCGCAACCACGGCTTTGCGGATTCCCTCAAGCGCGGTGTTCAGCCTGTGGGGGCTGTCTGA